In the Neofelis nebulosa isolate mNeoNeb1 chromosome 11, mNeoNeb1.pri, whole genome shotgun sequence genome, one interval contains:
- the OGFOD2 gene encoding 2-oxoglutarate and iron-dependent oxygenase domain-containing protein 2 → MATAGGPRRFCRCACFCSENLYVARYRLHVRFRGEEQLRRDYGPILRSRGCVSPQDFQQLLAELEEEVERRQRLGQEAAARKALIARSYHPVRPHIYNTLQDEALAPEFLAAAEYSTSPGADLEGLLQRLETVSGEKRIYRLPVFTAPFCQALLEELEHFEHSDMPKGRPNTMNNYGVLLHELGLDEPLVTPLRERFLQPLMALLYPDCGGGWLDSHRAFVVKYAPGQDRELGCHYDNAELTLNVALGKAFTGGALYFGDLFQAPSALARPLEVEHVVGRGILHRGGQLHGARPLGTGERWNLVVWLRASAVRNRLCPMCCRKPELVDDDGFGDGFTREEPTTVDVCALT, encoded by the exons ATGGCGACGGCTGGGGGCCCGAGGCGCTTCTGCCGCTGCGCCTGCTTCTGCTCGGAGAACTTGTACGTGGCGCGCTACCGGCTCCACGTGCGCTTCCGGGGCGAGGAGCAGCTTCGCCGGGACTATGGCCCG ATCCTGCGCAGCCGAGGATGTGTCAGCCCCCAAGACTTCCAGCAGCTATTAGCAGAG CTCGAGGAGGAGGTGGAACGGCGGCAGCGGCTGGGGCAGGAGGCGGCTGCCAGGAAAGCCCTCATCGCACGCTCCTACCACCCGGTGCGGCCTCACATCTACAACACGCTGCAG GATGAGGCCCTGGCCCCTGAGTTTTTGGCCGCAGCCGAGTACAGCACATCGCCGGGTGCAGACCTTGAAGGCCTTCTCCAGCGGCTGGAGACAGTGTCTG GGGAGAAGCGTATCTACCGGCTGCCGGTCTTTACAGCGCCATTCTGCCAGGCCCTGCTGGAGGAGCTGGAGCACTTCGAGCACTCGGACATGCCCAAGGGAAGACCCAACACCATGAACAACTATGGG GTGTTGCTGCACGAGCTAGGCCTGGATGAGCCGCTGGTGACTCCGCTGCGGGAACGCTTCCTGCAGCCACTGATGGCCCTGCTGTACCCAGACTGCGGTGGGGGCTGGCTCGACAGCCACCGTGCCTTTGTGGTCAAATATGCACCGGGCCAGGACCGTGAGCTAGGCTGCCACTATGATAATGCCGAACTCACCCTCAACGTGGCCCTTGGCAAGGCCTTCACGGGGGGCGCCCTGTACTTCGGGGACCTCTTCCAG GCACCTTCAGCCCTGGCCAGGCCCCTGGAGGTGGAACACGTGGTGGGCCGGGGCATCCTGCACCGGGGTGGCCAGCTGCACGGGGCCCGGCCCCTAGGCACTGGCGAGCGCTGGAACCTTGTCGTCTGGCTCCGGGCCTCTGCTGTGCGCAACCGCCTGTGCCCCATGTGCTGCCGGAAACCTGAGCTGGTGGACGACGATGGCTTCGGCGACGGCTTCACTCGTGAGGAGCCCACCACGGTGGATGTGTGCGCACTGACCTGA
- the ARL6IP4 gene encoding ADP-ribosylation factor-like protein 6-interacting protein 4 isoform X2 codes for MAHVSSRKRSRSRSRSRGRGSEKRRKKSSKDVPKSCSASRSQDHKASTISSGAEASPSPCITERSKHKARRRPRSSSSSSSSSSSSSSSSSSSSSSSSGGRKKRGKHKDKKRKKKKKRKKKLKKKGKEKTKVQQGEALPGPSLDQWHRSAEEEEDGPVLTDEQKSRIQAMKPMTKEEWDARQSVIRKVVDPETGRTRLIKGDGEVLEEIVTKERHREINKQATRGDGLAFQMRAGLLP; via the exons ATGGCTCACGTCAGCTCTCGCAAGCGCTCGAGGAGTCGAAGCCGGTCCCGGGGGCGAGGGTccgaaaagagaaggaagaagagcagTAAGGATGTCCCGAAGAGCTGCTCGGCTTCTAGATCCCAAGACCACAAGGCCAGCACCATCTCCTCTGGGGCGGAGG CCTCACCTTCTCCCTGCATCACAGAGAGAAGCAAGCACAAGGCCCGGAGGAGACCACgatccagctcctcctcctcttcttccagttcttctagctcttcttcctcttcgtcctcctcctcttcctccagtgGTGGCCGGAAGAAGCGGGGGAAGCACAAggacaagaagaggaagaagaagaagaaaaggaagaagaagctGAAGAAGAAAGGCAAGGAGAAGACAAAGGTACAGCAGGGGGAGGCTCTGCCGGGACCCTCGCTGGACCAGTGGCACCGATCAGCCGAGGAGGAAGAGGACGGCCCAG TCCTGACGGATGAACAGAAGTCCCGCATCCAGGCCATGAAGCCCATGACCAAGGAGGAGTGGGATGCTCGGCAGAGTGTCATCCGCAAGGTGGTGGACCCGGAGACAGGACGCACCAG gctcaTTAAGGGAGATGGCGAGGTCTTAGAGGAAATCGTAACTAAGGAACGACACCGAGAGATCAACAAG CAAGCTACCCGAGGGGATGGCCTGGCTTTCCAGATGCGAGCAGGGCTGTTGCCCTGA
- the ARL6IP4 gene encoding ADP-ribosylation factor-like protein 6-interacting protein 4 isoform X1: MAHVSSRKRSRSRSRSRGRGSEKRRKKSSKDVPKSCSASRSQDHKASTISSGAEERSKHKARRRPRSSSSSSSSSSSSSSSSSSSSSSSSGGRKKRGKHKDKKRKKKKKRKKKLKKKGKEKTKVQQGEALPGPSLDQWHRSAEEEEDGPVLTDEQKSRIQAMKPMTKEEWDARQSVIRKVVDPETGRTRLIKGDGEVLEEIVTKERHREINKQATRGDGLAFQMRAGLLP; encoded by the exons ATGGCTCACGTCAGCTCTCGCAAGCGCTCGAGGAGTCGAAGCCGGTCCCGGGGGCGAGGGTccgaaaagagaaggaagaagagcagTAAGGATGTCCCGAAGAGCTGCTCGGCTTCTAGATCCCAAGACCACAAGGCCAGCACCATCTCCTCTGGGGCGGAGG AGAGAAGCAAGCACAAGGCCCGGAGGAGACCACgatccagctcctcctcctcttcttccagttcttctagctcttcttcctcttcgtcctcctcctcttcctccagtgGTGGCCGGAAGAAGCGGGGGAAGCACAAggacaagaagaggaagaagaagaagaaaaggaagaagaagctGAAGAAGAAAGGCAAGGAGAAGACAAAGGTACAGCAGGGGGAGGCTCTGCCGGGACCCTCGCTGGACCAGTGGCACCGATCAGCCGAGGAGGAAGAGGACGGCCCAG TCCTGACGGATGAACAGAAGTCCCGCATCCAGGCCATGAAGCCCATGACCAAGGAGGAGTGGGATGCTCGGCAGAGTGTCATCCGCAAGGTGGTGGACCCGGAGACAGGACGCACCAG gctcaTTAAGGGAGATGGCGAGGTCTTAGAGGAAATCGTAACTAAGGAACGACACCGAGAGATCAACAAG CAAGCTACCCGAGGGGATGGCCTGGCTTTCCAGATGCGAGCAGGGCTGTTGCCCTGA